The genomic DNA TATTCAAGCCGGCACAGCGCCGTCATCAAGCCGAGAGTTGTCGAGATGCGCCGGGGCCAGGCCGACAAGGTCAACAAACCGCGCGGCATGGACGAGAAGAGTTCTGTCATCCCGGCCCAACGTCGAAAAATCTCCCTCTTGAAAATAGCACAATGCACGCAACACATCCTGGACGGGCAGATCCGGCCAGAACGCCAGAGCGCTCTCCAATCCGTCCCGCAATGCCCCCCCGTCCCGCAGTAGAGCCGCGACGTCGATGTAGTCCTTGGCTTCGACACGCTGATAAACGGTTGCCAGCTTGTGGGCCAAAAGGTCACGCCTGGAGGCGACCAGCATAACGCTGTCCTCGGTCAAGAGCGGCGTGGCCACTCTGCCCATGGTGATTCCGCCGAAAAAGGACAATTTGATCGGTCCTTCGCGGTCCACAAGCACGGTCACGGTATTTTCCGTGGCCTGCAACACATCCCTTGCACCCAACCGCGACAGGCCGGACAGGCACTCGTCCACGTCGATGTCGTTTGAGCTGAAGAAGTCGAAATCCACCGATGTCCGATGCCCCAGATGCAAGACCACCGCGGTCCCGCCGTAGAGGACGAAGCCCCTGGAGACTTCTTGCAATTCCGGCCAGATCAGTTGTTGTGGTCGGGGCAGGATGTCGAGTCGAGGCGTGAAGGTTGTCATGGCCTCCCCTTTGGATAGGTTCTTTTCGGAATTGGCGGGACACCCTGCTCCGCATCAGCCAGGCCCAGGCGGAAATGCCAGTAATGCCAGGTTTTGCCGCTGAATACACCAATGGGTGGATGACGCAACACATCCGCCAATGCATGTCGCCCAAGCACCTCTTCAAGCCAGACGCAATCTTCCAGGGTCCCCAGGTTCATCACCTGGGCCAACAAATGCCGTCGATCCCGCACGGCCTCCTCCGGAGCCTTCCACCAGACGTACCGCCGGGCCAGGGTCAGCAGGCGGGAATGGATGTCGCCGGATGGGAAAAGAGACGTACCTTGGGGTATGACAGTCATGTGTTCCAAAAACAAAAGTCCTCCACCAAAATATTGACGTTGACCACGTCAGTATCCCACGATCGACTAGGAGTTTCAATCTTCTTCCTCAATAATGCGTGGCGGAAGGGCTTTCAGTTGTCGTTAAACTGTCGACAGTTGGTGGTATGGATGTGAATCAGTGAGCTTGTCGAACAACCGGAGACTCCCTGCCTGCTCAGCGTGGCCAGTTGCTGGGAAATGGCCATCAAGGTCGGTCTGGGCAAACTGCGTCTGGCCGGGCCGGTGCGGGATTACGTTCCCCGGCATTTAGCGGCCAACAATTTCAAGCTCTGCCCAATATCCTTTCAGCACGCGGCCAGGGTGGAGAGGTTGGCATGGCATCACCGCGACCCGTTTGACCGGTTGCTGGCCGCCCAGGCCCTGGAAGACAAAATGGTTTTCTTCGTGTCCAGGGATCCGGTTTTCGACAATTACGGTGTCCGCCGCGCTTGGTAGCCTTGTGCGTATTGTTCTCTGCTCCGCCCGGCATCCGGCGCGGGCTTAGTGGTCGTGGGGCAGGGCGTGGGGGATGAGGGAGTGGGGTTTTTCCTGGCCGTGGGCGGTCATCAGGTCTTCGTCGGCCATGATGGTTTTGGGCGGTCCGTGGGCCACAATCCGGCCCTGGTCCAGGAGCACGACCCGGGTGCAGACTTCCAGGGTGAGTTCCAGGTCGTGGGATGCGATGAGCAGGGTCTGGTCGGACTCTTTGAGCAGGCCGATCAGGCGGCGGCGGGTGCGGATGTCCAGACCGGCGCTGGGTTCGTCGTAAATCATCACCCGGGGATGCATGGCCAGGGCTCCGGCTATGGCCACGATCCGCTTTTCTCCTTCGGAGAGGTGGTGTACCGGTCGCTGAGCCAGGTCCTGGGCGCCCACCGTGGCCAGGGCGGTTTGGACCCGCCGGGTCACCTGTTCCTCGGCCAGGCCCATGTTGCGCGGCCCAAAGGCCACGTCCTCCCAGACGGACGGACAGAACAGCTGATCGTCGGATTTCTGGAAGACCAGGGTCACCTCGGGGTTGAAGCCGCCGCGGACCACCTTTTTGCCGTGGACCAGGATTTCCCCGGAAGCGGGATTGAGGATGCCGCTGATGAGCAGAAACAGGGTGGTTTTGCCCGCTCCGTTGGGACCGATCAGGCCGACGCGCTCGCCGGGGGCGATGCGCAGATTGAGATGATCAAGCACATGCGGCTTGTCCGGGTAGGAAAAGCACAGGTCGTTCAGGGCGATGGCGTGGGGCGTGTTTTGGGGCACGGGGGCGGGAGCTAGAGGGTCAGTTCAAGCCAGATCAGGATTCCGGCTGCGGCGCAGATCGCGGCCAGGGCCAGAAGGTCGCCTCGGTTCGCCGTGAATTCCCCCGAACGAACCGGGGCGTGGCCGTATCCGCGCAGACGCATGGCGTTGTACACGCCCTGGGAGCGTTCATATCCGCGCAGGATCAGGCTGCCGGTCAACCAGGCCAGGGTGGGCAGGTTGCGCCAGGGGCGGCGTTGCTCCACATGGCCGCGCAGGCGCATGGCGATCCGCATCCGGCGCAGATCCGCGGAGAGCACCTCCAGGTAGCGGACCACCAGCAGGGCCATGTCGGCCATGATGGAGGGCAGCCCCAGGGCCTGCATGGCCTTGATGGTTCTGAGCAGGGGCGTGGTTCCCAGCAGGACCGCCGCCAGGGTGACGATGCAGAAAAAGCGCGTGGCCACGAGTATCGCGGCCTGAAGCCCTTCCCTGGTAACGGTCAGACGGCCCCATTCCACGACGGGGGTTAATCCGCTGATAAACGGCAACAGGATGATCAGACACAGAATGACCAGTGACGGATAACGCAGCCGACGGAGCAGCAGGTGGAACGGATAGCGGGACACTGCTGTCATGGCCAGGGTCAGGGTGATCATCACCGGCAGCACGCGCGGATTGGTGACAAAGGAGAAGGTGAAGGCCAGCAGGAGCAGGCCGATGAGCTTCATTCGGGGGTCCCAGCGATGCATAAAGGGAGCCGTGGAAGAGTCGGTTGCGGAGTAGGCGGTCATACGCCGTTGAGAATGGCCGGTTGGACCCGCAGCAGGAAGCCGGCCAAAAGGCCGGTGAGCAGGCCTTCCATGATGGCCAGGGGCAGATGGGCCAGGCCCAGGGCCAGGATGGCCGAGCGTTCCGCCGCGGCGCTGAGGTGAGTCGGGAGGCCGGTGAGCAAAATCAGGGCAAAGAGCAGGAAGGAAAGGCCTATTCCGGCAAAACCGGCCAAAAAGCCGAATGCGGCGGTTCGTTTGGGCAAGGGGATGTGACCGCTTGTCCCGTGAGTCCGGAGACGAAAAAACCCGGCCGCGGCCAGGGCCGGCAGCCCGAGGATCACCCCGTTGACGCCCAGGGTGGTCAACCCGCCGTGGCCGAACATCACGGCCTGGAGGAACAGGCCAATCAGGATGGCCGGAAAGGCGAACACCCCCAGCAGCGCGCCCAGCAGTCCGTTCAGCACCAAATGGACGCTGGCCGGAGGGATGGGGATGTGGATCAGGGAGGCCACGAAAAATGCCGACGTGAGCAGGGCGGCTTTGGGGACATCGGCCCGCGGATCCTGCCGTTTGTTGATAGCCCGGATGCAAAGCCAGCAGATGGTGATCGAGGCGGCATAGCCACCGAGGGTGAGGGGAAGGGGTAGGATTCCATCAGGGATGTGCATTGAATCGGGTATCCTCTGCGTCGAAAGTGGAGACATGCAGGTAAATTTGCATCGGAAAAATGCCTATCAATTCGGAATACTTTGTGTCAAGTACGCTAGAAATGCTACTATTTTAATATTTTTTTCACGTCTGAA from Desulfonatronum thioautotrophicum includes the following:
- the cbiQ gene encoding cobalt ECF transporter T component CbiQ, with product MTAYSATDSSTAPFMHRWDPRMKLIGLLLLAFTFSFVTNPRVLPVMITLTLAMTAVSRYPFHLLLRRLRYPSLVILCLIILLPFISGLTPVVEWGRLTVTREGLQAAILVATRFFCIVTLAAVLLGTTPLLRTIKAMQALGLPSIMADMALLVVRYLEVLSADLRRMRIAMRLRGHVEQRRPWRNLPTLAWLTGSLILRGYERSQGVYNAMRLRGYGHAPVRSGEFTANRGDLLALAAICAAAGILIWLELTL
- the cbiM gene encoding cobalt transporter CbiM — encoded protein: MHIPDGILPLPLTLGGYAASITICWLCIRAINKRQDPRADVPKAALLTSAFFVASLIHIPIPPASVHLVLNGLLGALLGVFAFPAILIGLFLQAVMFGHGGLTTLGVNGVILGLPALAAAGFFRLRTHGTSGHIPLPKRTAAFGFLAGFAGIGLSFLLFALILLTGLPTHLSAAAERSAILALGLAHLPLAIMEGLLTGLLAGFLLRVQPAILNGV
- a CDS encoding type II toxin-antitoxin system VapC family toxin, whose protein sequence is MSELVEQPETPCLLSVASCWEMAIKVGLGKLRLAGPVRDYVPRHLAANNFKLCPISFQHAARVERLAWHHRDPFDRLLAAQALEDKMVFFVSRDPVFDNYGVRRAW
- a CDS encoding nucleotidyl transferase AbiEii/AbiGii toxin family protein is translated as MTTFTPRLDILPRPQQLIWPELQEVSRGFVLYGGTAVVLHLGHRTSVDFDFFSSNDIDVDECLSGLSRLGARDVLQATENTVTVLVDREGPIKLSFFGGITMGRVATPLLTEDSVMLVASRRDLLAHKLATVYQRVEAKDYIDVAALLRDGGALRDGLESALAFWPDLPVQDVLRALCYFQEGDFSTLGRDDRTLLVHAARFVDLVGLAPAHLDNSRLDDGAVPA
- a CDS encoding energy-coupling factor ABC transporter ATP-binding protein, translating into MPQNTPHAIALNDLCFSYPDKPHVLDHLNLRIAPGERVGLIGPNGAGKTTLFLLISGILNPASGEILVHGKKVVRGGFNPEVTLVFQKSDDQLFCPSVWEDVAFGPRNMGLAEEQVTRRVQTALATVGAQDLAQRPVHHLSEGEKRIVAIAGALAMHPRVMIYDEPSAGLDIRTRRRLIGLLKESDQTLLIASHDLELTLEVCTRVVLLDQGRIVAHGPPKTIMADEDLMTAHGQEKPHSLIPHALPHDH